Proteins encoded within one genomic window of Natator depressus isolate rNatDep1 chromosome 1, rNatDep2.hap1, whole genome shotgun sequence:
- the CSDC2 gene encoding cold shock domain-containing protein C2 encodes MAEAEEVEVRAKIVSSLSPSCCHSPLQTTAHPASHAMSSDPTTPPTVPTLHSPKSPVWPTFPFHREGSRIWERGNLLLRDLPSPLPTKRTRTYSATARASAGPVFKGVCKQFSRSQGHGFITPENGTEDIFVHVSDIEGEYVPMEGDEVTYKICPIPPKNQKFQAVEVVLTNLAPHTKHETWSGQIIGS; translated from the exons GTTGAAGTAAGAGCCAAAATTGTGAGCTCGCTTTCTCCTTCCTGTTGCCACTCTCCCCTCCAAACGACGGCTCATCCTGCCAGCCACGCCATGTCGTCAGACCCAACCACCCCTCCGACAGTCCCAACCCTCCACTCCCCGAAGTCGCCTGTCTGGCCCACCTTCCCCTTTCACCGGGAGGGAAGTCGGATCTGGGAGCGGGGCAATCTTCTCCTCCGGGACCTGCCcagtcccctccccaccaaaagaACCAGAACATACTCTGC GACAGCTCGTGCCTCCGCTGGCCCTGTCTTCAAGGGCGTCTGTAAGCAGTTCTCGCGCTCCCAGGGCCACGGCTTCATCACTCCAGAGAACGGCACAGAGGACATATTTGTACATGTGTCTGA CATCGAGGGGGAGTATGTCCCCATGGAAGGAGACGAGGTCACATACAAAATTTGCCCCATTCCACCCAAGAACCAGAAGTTCCAGGCTGTGGAGGTGGTGCTCACCAACCTGGCCCCGCACACAAAGCACGAGACATGGTCCGGGCAAATAATTGGATCCTAG
- the PMM1 gene encoding phosphomannomutase 1 isoform X2, which translates to MCEQLPQPTHRSCCESREKKIDPEVDKFLQELRERVQIGVVGGSDYSKIAEQLGKGDEVIDKFDYVFAENGTVQYKNGQLVAKQAIQNHLGEELLQELINFCLNYMALLKLPKKRGTFIEFRNGMLNISPIGRSCTLEERIEFSELDKKERIREKFVAALQREFAGKGLRFSRGGMISFDVFPEGWDKRYCLDILDDERFDTIHFFGNETTPGGNDYEIYDDPRTVGHSVQSPQDTVRRCREIFFPERANES; encoded by the exons ATGTGTGAGCAGCTCCCACAGCCCACTCACAGAAGCTGCTGTGAGAGCAGAGAGAAG AAAATTGATCCCGAAGTGGACAAGTTCCTTCAGGAGCTGCGTGAGAGAGTCCAGATCGGCGTGGTGGGAGGCTCTGACTACTCCAAGATAGCTGagcagctggggaaaggggaTGAAG TCATCGACAAGTTTGATTACGTCTTTGCGGAGAATGGCACCGTGCAGTACAAGAATGGGCAGCTGGTCGCCAAACAG GCTATCCAGAACCACCTTGGGGAGGAGCTTTTGCAGGAGCTGATCAACTTCTGTCTCAACTACATGGCACTCCTGAAGCTGCCCAAGAAACG CGGGACCTTCATAGAGTTCCGCAACGGAATGCTGAACATCTCTCCCATTGGCCGAAGCTGCACCCTGGAGGAGAGAATAGAATTCTCCGAGCTAGACAAG AAAGAGAGGATCCGTGAGAAGTTTGTGGCAGCCCTGCAGagggagtttgctggcaaggGCCTACGGTTCTCTCGAG GTGGTATGATCAGCTTTGATGTCTTCCCTGAGGGCTGGGACAAGCGATACTGCCTCGACATCCTCGATGATGAGAGGTTCGACACCATCCACTTCTTCGGGAACGAGACAACCCCA GGAGGGAATGATTATGAAATTTACGATGACCCCCGGACAGTAGGACACAGCGTCCAGTCTCCCCAGGACACAGTCCGAAGGTGCCGTGAGATCTTTTTTCCAGAGAGAGCTAATGAATCGTGA
- the PMM1 gene encoding phosphomannomutase 1 isoform X1: MAGAEPPSRERVLCLFDVDGTLTPARQKIDPEVDKFLQELRERVQIGVVGGSDYSKIAEQLGKGDEVIDKFDYVFAENGTVQYKNGQLVAKQAIQNHLGEELLQELINFCLNYMALLKLPKKRGTFIEFRNGMLNISPIGRSCTLEERIEFSELDKKERIREKFVAALQREFAGKGLRFSRGGMISFDVFPEGWDKRYCLDILDDERFDTIHFFGNETTPGGNDYEIYDDPRTVGHSVQSPQDTVRRCREIFFPERANES; encoded by the exons ATGGCTGGCGCTGAGCCGCCGAGCCGGGAGCGCGTCCTCTGCCTCTTCGATGTGGATGGGACGCTCACGCCGGCTCGCCAG AAAATTGATCCCGAAGTGGACAAGTTCCTTCAGGAGCTGCGTGAGAGAGTCCAGATCGGCGTGGTGGGAGGCTCTGACTACTCCAAGATAGCTGagcagctggggaaaggggaTGAAG TCATCGACAAGTTTGATTACGTCTTTGCGGAGAATGGCACCGTGCAGTACAAGAATGGGCAGCTGGTCGCCAAACAG GCTATCCAGAACCACCTTGGGGAGGAGCTTTTGCAGGAGCTGATCAACTTCTGTCTCAACTACATGGCACTCCTGAAGCTGCCCAAGAAACG CGGGACCTTCATAGAGTTCCGCAACGGAATGCTGAACATCTCTCCCATTGGCCGAAGCTGCACCCTGGAGGAGAGAATAGAATTCTCCGAGCTAGACAAG AAAGAGAGGATCCGTGAGAAGTTTGTGGCAGCCCTGCAGagggagtttgctggcaaggGCCTACGGTTCTCTCGAG GTGGTATGATCAGCTTTGATGTCTTCCCTGAGGGCTGGGACAAGCGATACTGCCTCGACATCCTCGATGATGAGAGGTTCGACACCATCCACTTCTTCGGGAACGAGACAACCCCA GGAGGGAATGATTATGAAATTTACGATGACCCCCGGACAGTAGGACACAGCGTCCAGTCTCCCCAGGACACAGTCCGAAGGTGCCGTGAGATCTTTTTTCCAGAGAGAGCTAATGAATCGTGA
- the PMM1 gene encoding phosphomannomutase 1 isoform X3, with translation MAGAEPPSRERVLCLFDVDGTLTPARQKIDPEVDKFLQELRERVQIGVVGGSDYSKIAEQLGKGDEVIDKFDYVFAENGTVQYKNGQLVAKQAIQNHLGEELLQELINFCLNYMALLKLPKKRGTFIEFRNGMLNISPIGRSCTLEERIEFSELDKKERIREKFVAALQREFAGKGLRFSRDSSNRIANYVPTTEPNSTFSPTYVTALNPLVQESGRTQPESELPGCVCRGDC, from the exons ATGGCTGGCGCTGAGCCGCCGAGCCGGGAGCGCGTCCTCTGCCTCTTCGATGTGGATGGGACGCTCACGCCGGCTCGCCAG AAAATTGATCCCGAAGTGGACAAGTTCCTTCAGGAGCTGCGTGAGAGAGTCCAGATCGGCGTGGTGGGAGGCTCTGACTACTCCAAGATAGCTGagcagctggggaaaggggaTGAAG TCATCGACAAGTTTGATTACGTCTTTGCGGAGAATGGCACCGTGCAGTACAAGAATGGGCAGCTGGTCGCCAAACAG GCTATCCAGAACCACCTTGGGGAGGAGCTTTTGCAGGAGCTGATCAACTTCTGTCTCAACTACATGGCACTCCTGAAGCTGCCCAAGAAACG CGGGACCTTCATAGAGTTCCGCAACGGAATGCTGAACATCTCTCCCATTGGCCGAAGCTGCACCCTGGAGGAGAGAATAGAATTCTCCGAGCTAGACAAG AAAGAGAGGATCCGTGAGAAGTTTGTGGCAGCCCTGCAGagggagtttgctggcaaggGCCTACGGTTCTCTCGAG ACAGCAGCAACAGGATTGCTAACTACGTTCCAACTACAGAGCCAAATTCTACCTTCAGTCCCACCTACGTAACCGCACTGAATCCACTGGTGCAGGAGAGTGGAAGAACCCAGCCTGAGTCTGAGCTCCCAGGTTGTGTTTGCAGGGGTGACTGTTAA
- the PMM1 gene encoding phosphomannomutase 1 isoform X4, producing MAGAEPPSRERVLCLFDVDGTLTPARQKIDPEVDKFLQELRERVQIGVVGGSDYSKIAEQLGKGDEVIDKFDYVFAENGTVQYKNGQLVAKQAIQNHLGEELLQELINFCLNYMALLKLPKKRGTFIEFRNGMLNISPIGRSCTLEERIEFSELDKKERIREKFVAALQREFAGKGLRFSRAVLSQHSSGTELESVLSQTAATGLLTTFQLQSQILPSVPPT from the exons ATGGCTGGCGCTGAGCCGCCGAGCCGGGAGCGCGTCCTCTGCCTCTTCGATGTGGATGGGACGCTCACGCCGGCTCGCCAG AAAATTGATCCCGAAGTGGACAAGTTCCTTCAGGAGCTGCGTGAGAGAGTCCAGATCGGCGTGGTGGGAGGCTCTGACTACTCCAAGATAGCTGagcagctggggaaaggggaTGAAG TCATCGACAAGTTTGATTACGTCTTTGCGGAGAATGGCACCGTGCAGTACAAGAATGGGCAGCTGGTCGCCAAACAG GCTATCCAGAACCACCTTGGGGAGGAGCTTTTGCAGGAGCTGATCAACTTCTGTCTCAACTACATGGCACTCCTGAAGCTGCCCAAGAAACG CGGGACCTTCATAGAGTTCCGCAACGGAATGCTGAACATCTCTCCCATTGGCCGAAGCTGCACCCTGGAGGAGAGAATAGAATTCTCCGAGCTAGACAAG AAAGAGAGGATCCGTGAGAAGTTTGTGGCAGCCCTGCAGagggagtttgctggcaaggGCCTACGGTTCTCTCGAG CTGTACTGAGCCAACACAGTTCTGGGACAGAGCTTGAATCTGTTCTGTCTCAGACAGCAGCAACAGGATTGCTAACTACGTTCCAACTACAGAGCCAAATTCTACCTTCAGTCCCACCTACGTAA